A stretch of Clostridia bacterium DNA encodes these proteins:
- the ruvA gene encoding Holliday junction branch migration protein RuvA yields the protein MIAFIRGNVHRIQEDSILLDTGAIGYKIYIGSGLLNSLEPEEDIMLWTHQHIKEDAHTLFGFAKEKELHLFEKLLTVSGVGPKLAITMLSAKSPREIVLAITQERSDILSEIPGIGAKTAKRMILELKEKLMGEVEGLEPLLSAGEYEPTAANYENDAVTETLMALESLGYTKKEVERTVLRLAEQHKDADAGSLVKMALRTIGR from the coding sequence ATGATAGCATTTATTCGAGGAAACGTACACCGAATTCAAGAGGATTCCATTCTCCTAGATACAGGAGCAATCGGTTACAAGATATATATCGGCAGTGGTCTTTTGAATAGTCTAGAACCCGAAGAAGATATAATGCTTTGGACTCACCAACATATAAAAGAAGACGCTCATACCTTGTTTGGTTTTGCTAAGGAAAAGGAACTGCATCTGTTTGAGAAATTACTTACGGTAAGTGGCGTTGGTCCGAAACTGGCTATAACCATGTTGTCGGCAAAATCACCAAGGGAAATAGTCCTCGCGATAACCCAAGAACGTTCAGATATTCTTTCAGAAATACCAGGGATCGGAGCTAAGACTGCTAAAAGAATGATTCTTGAATTAAAGGAAAAGCTCATGGGCGAAGTAGAAGGACTGGAACCACTATTGTCTGCAGGAGAATACGAACCAACTGCTGCAAATTATGAAAATGATGCTGTAACGGAAACGTTGATGGCTTTGGAATCCTTGGGATATACCAAGAAAGAAGTGGAACGCACGGTACTTAGGTTGGCAGAACAACATAAGGATGCCGATGCTGGATCGTTGGTGAAAATGGCCTTACGAACGATTGGCAGATAG
- the sdaAB gene encoding L-serine ammonia-lyase, iron-sulfur-dependent subunit beta, with protein sequence MKDYSLYDILGPIMIGPSSSHTAGACRIGYMTRNMIKRPIVRVQFDLYGSFAKTYRGHGTDIALLGGILGFAQDDERIVSAYEIAKEQGLENSFVLMEDDDEHPNTVVIKADTDVGKHWVVKGISIGGGKVVIKSINGIDVDYTGEYNTILTHHTDSPGMLALITALLAEQKINIANMRLYREEKGKKAICIIENDEAIPEETVKRLQIIQGMHYVNIIDRIYE encoded by the coding sequence ATGAAAGACTATTCTCTTTACGATATTTTGGGACCAATTATGATTGGCCCATCTAGCTCACATACGGCAGGAGCCTGTCGAATTGGATATATGACGAGGAATATGATCAAACGACCTATCGTAAGAGTACAATTTGATCTTTATGGGTCTTTTGCTAAAACGTATAGGGGCCACGGTACGGATATTGCCTTACTAGGAGGCATCTTGGGTTTTGCTCAAGATGATGAAAGAATTGTTTCCGCTTACGAGATAGCGAAGGAACAGGGCCTTGAAAACTCATTTGTTCTTATGGAGGATGATGACGAGCACCCCAATACCGTAGTAATCAAGGCGGATACGGATGTGGGCAAGCACTGGGTTGTAAAAGGTATATCTATTGGCGGTGGAAAGGTGGTCATTAAATCTATTAACGGAATAGATGTAGATTATACCGGTGAATACAATACTATCTTGACCCATCATACAGATAGTCCTGGTATGCTGGCATTAATTACGGCACTACTTGCTGAACAAAAAATAAATATTGCAAACATGCGCTTATATCGTGAAGAAAAAGGGAAAAAGGCCATTTGTATTATTGAAAATGATGAAGCCATTCCAGAAGAAACGGTAAAAAGATTGCAGATTATTCAAGGAATGCACTACGTCAATATTATTGATAGAATCTATGAGTGA
- a CDS encoding molybdenum cofactor guanylyltransferase, with product MQKVAGIVLAGGKSSRMGRDKARLNYGNKDFIERSIMTLTPVSDVVYVSCGPIYQYQEYGAPVIVDDIQDTGPLGGMVTVMREVQADIFLFLPVDTPLIPTALYECLLQNMEGYDAVIPELHDFYEPLCALYRKSCLPYMEKAIKAGKRKIKSFYPDIHIKALKEEELEHIGNLDVLFLNVNEHKHYLHMKRLKNE from the coding sequence ATGCAAAAGGTCGCGGGAATCGTATTGGCTGGAGGCAAAAGCAGCCGCATGGGACGAGATAAGGCTCGTTTGAATTATGGAAACAAGGATTTTATTGAACGTTCCATTATGACGCTTACTCCTGTTAGTGATGTTGTGTATGTGAGCTGTGGACCAATCTACCAATATCAAGAGTATGGCGCTCCCGTAATCGTGGATGACATACAAGATACAGGACCGCTAGGAGGCATGGTAACGGTAATGCGCGAGGTGCAGGCAGACATATTCTTATTTTTACCGGTCGATACGCCATTAATTCCGACAGCTCTTTATGAATGTTTGCTGCAAAATATGGAAGGGTACGATGCTGTCATACCAGAATTGCATGACTTTTACGAACCGCTTTGTGCTCTATACCGAAAAAGCTGCTTACCCTATATGGAAAAGGCGATCAAAGCAGGTAAACGAAAAATAAAATCCTTCTATCCAGACATTCATATTAAAGCGCTTAAAGAAGAAGAATTAGAGCATATTGGAAATCTGGATGTTTTGTTTTTGAATGTCAATGAGCATAAACACTATCTTCACATGAAAAGGTTAAAGAATGAATAA
- a CDS encoding YebC/PmpR family DNA-binding transcriptional regulator, protein MSGHSKWSTIKHKKGKLDAKRAKIFTKIGREIMVAVKLGGPDPDANPRLKLVMQKAKGANMPNDNVKRIIQKASGEGNTANYEELSYEGYGVGGAAVIVDVLTDNRNRTAGDVRHAFDKYGGKMGETGCVSYMFNTMGVIQVDCSEDEVDDYTLMAIEAGAEDMDFDEGTLSIYTAMGDMDSVRSSLEEQGLSIKSSEFEKIPENTVLIEDLEQAKQLLAMMDVLEDNDDVQETWSNFDIAEELEAAL, encoded by the coding sequence ATGTCAGGACATTCAAAGTGGTCAACAATAAAGCATAAAAAAGGAAAATTGGATGCAAAACGCGCTAAAATTTTCACTAAAATAGGACGAGAAATTATGGTCGCAGTGAAGTTGGGGGGACCAGATCCAGATGCTAATCCCCGTTTGAAATTGGTTATGCAGAAGGCCAAGGGGGCCAACATGCCCAATGACAATGTTAAGCGAATCATCCAAAAAGCTAGTGGTGAAGGAAATACTGCAAACTATGAGGAATTAAGCTATGAGGGTTATGGCGTGGGTGGTGCTGCAGTCATCGTAGATGTGTTGACGGATAACCGCAACCGTACTGCTGGAGATGTTCGTCATGCTTTTGATAAATACGGCGGTAAAATGGGAGAAACTGGTTGCGTATCCTATATGTTTAATACGATGGGTGTAATCCAGGTGGACTGTTCAGAAGACGAAGTTGACGATTATACCTTGATGGCGATTGAAGCTGGTGCTGAAGATATGGATTTCGATGAGGGCACACTGAGTATTTATACAGCCATGGGTGATATGGATTCAGTGCGTTCATCGTTGGAAGAGCAGGGGCTTTCCATCAAGTCTAGTGAATTTGAAAAGATTCCAGAAAATACAGTGCTAATTGAAGATTTGGAACAAGCAAAACAGCTTTTGGCAATGATGGATGTTTTGGAAGACAATGATGATGTCCAAGAAACCTGGAGCAATTTCGATATTGCTGAGGAATTGGAAGCTGCGCTTTAG
- the nadE gene encoding NAD(+) synthase — translation MDYKKIRKTLVQWMRMKVEEAGSKGIIIGLSGGIDSSVVAALAMEAFPKNCFGLILPCHSQGQDEQDAVLLAEAIGIPYKRIELDSVYDAMLEVSNPEVAYQDNPLSYSNIKPRLRMTALYFEGGLRNYLVAGTGNKSEFVTGYFTKYGDGGVDIEPIGELLKTDVKGLARELGIPEKLITKAPTAGLWQNQTDEDEMGFTYEELDDFIRTGKGRPEVVERVTALNNKSKHKKSLPPVCKLGLEYEID, via the coding sequence ATGGATTATAAAAAGATCAGAAAAACATTGGTTCAATGGATGAGAATGAAAGTGGAGGAAGCTGGCTCTAAAGGCATTATTATCGGACTTTCCGGTGGCATTGATTCATCTGTGGTGGCTGCGTTGGCAATGGAAGCTTTTCCAAAGAATTGTTTTGGACTGATTCTTCCGTGCCATAGCCAAGGACAGGATGAGCAAGATGCCGTATTGTTGGCAGAAGCGATTGGAATTCCCTATAAGAGAATAGAGCTGGATTCTGTTTACGATGCAATGTTGGAAGTGTCTAATCCTGAAGTAGCATACCAAGACAACCCTTTAAGTTATTCTAATATTAAACCTAGACTTAGGATGACAGCCCTATATTTTGAGGGGGGACTTAGAAACTATTTGGTTGCAGGAACTGGGAATAAGAGCGAATTTGTAACAGGCTACTTCACCAAATACGGGGATGGTGGCGTGGACATTGAACCCATAGGTGAATTACTAAAAACGGATGTGAAAGGTCTTGCTCGAGAACTAGGCATACCGGAAAAGTTAATAACCAAAGCACCAACTGCCGGATTGTGGCAGAACCAAACAGATGAAGATGAAATGGGATTCACCTACGAAGAATTGGATGATTTTATTCGTACGGGAAAAGGAAGACCTGAGGTAGTTGAGAGAGTTACAGCACTAAACAATAAAAGTAAGCACAAAAAATCTTTGCCCCCAGTTTGTAAACTTGGGCTTGAATATGAAATTGATTAA
- the mobB gene encoding molybdopterin-guanine dinucleotide biosynthesis protein B, whose protein sequence is MNKIYSFVGYANTGKTTYLEKLISLLSGRGYKIAVLKHTSHEEAFFLGKQGKKDTDKHFLAGANYVALVGPSGYSLVARQSEPEPEEIMALFPDADFIFTEGYKRGPYRKIEINKEYLPDDTMYKPSERFALVTDASNPEAAIFSIQRPEELAEYLIKTRMG, encoded by the coding sequence ATGAATAAAATATATTCCTTTGTTGGATATGCCAATACGGGTAAAACCACATATCTAGAAAAATTGATAAGCCTGTTGAGTGGCAGAGGCTATAAGATTGCAGTATTAAAGCATACTAGCCATGAAGAGGCTTTTTTCCTTGGAAAGCAGGGTAAGAAAGACACAGATAAACATTTTTTAGCCGGAGCCAACTATGTAGCCTTGGTAGGCCCGTCAGGCTATTCACTTGTAGCGAGACAATCCGAGCCAGAGCCGGAAGAGATAATGGCACTTTTTCCAGATGCTGATTTTATTTTTACGGAGGGGTATAAACGTGGACCGTATCGTAAGATAGAGATCAACAAAGAGTATTTGCCAGACGATACCATGTATAAACCCTCGGAACGTTTTGCTTTGGTTACAGATGCATCCAATCCGGAAGCTGCAATATTTTCCATTCAAAGACCGGAAGAATTGGCAGAATATTTGATTAAAACAAGGATGGGCTGA
- a CDS encoding PHP domain-containing protein — translation MIDLHIHSERSDGSYSLEAIAMLYISMGFKYIGITDHDRLIDEHEIRKAYSGNDIHIIPGVEVSSFDYETNRKVHLLGYFIKNKAILKDLLGKVTLSRREVAKHIIEALKADGYDICFPEALHMAGTGGVYKQHILQCLHSKGYSNISELDFKEGGKYYYPVHYADYKEAIEAIKGAGGIAVLAHPGETKVFDLIPKLVESGLDGIQIKHPSHSEEDIEKSIKIAEQYNLIKVTGSDNHGKYSDNKIDFSNLKLSENHEKKLIEYLEQKIKAENDS, via the coding sequence ATGATTGATTTACATATTCACAGCGAACGATCCGACGGTAGCTATTCTTTAGAAGCCATTGCGATGTTGTACATTTCTATGGGATTTAAGTATATAGGAATAACGGACCACGACCGCCTTATAGATGAACATGAAATAAGGAAGGCATACAGTGGTAATGATATCCATATTATTCCAGGGGTAGAAGTGTCCTCATTTGATTATGAGACGAATCGCAAAGTACATCTCTTAGGTTATTTCATTAAGAATAAAGCTATTTTAAAAGATTTATTGGGTAAGGTAACACTTAGCCGTAGGGAAGTAGCTAAACACATTATTGAAGCATTGAAAGCGGATGGTTATGATATCTGTTTTCCTGAAGCGTTGCATATGGCTGGTACCGGTGGTGTATATAAACAGCATATCTTGCAGTGCCTGCATTCAAAAGGATATAGTAATATTTCTGAATTAGATTTTAAAGAAGGTGGAAAATACTATTATCCAGTTCATTATGCAGACTATAAAGAAGCGATAGAGGCCATTAAGGGAGCCGGTGGTATTGCGGTTCTTGCTCATCCTGGCGAAACAAAAGTATTTGATTTAATTCCAAAACTTGTGGAAAGTGGTTTAGATGGAATTCAAATTAAGCACCCCTCTCATAGTGAAGAGGACATCGAAAAGAGTATAAAGATTGCTGAACAGTATAATCTGATTAAGGTAACTGGTTCAGACAATCACGGAAAATATTCAGACAATAAGATCGATTTCTCCAATTTGAAACTTTCGGAAAATCATGAAAAAAAATTAATAGAATACTTGGAGCAAAAAATTAAGGCGGAAAATGATAGTTAA
- a CDS encoding (2Fe-2S)-binding protein produces the protein MLKEISFQINGKQEILKVESGELLLDVLRDRLKLTGVKRGCSVGECGACTVLVDGMPVDSCIYLAFWADGKDIVTVEGLAEDGNVSAMQQSFIDEGAIQCGFCTPGFVLSATALASKVKTYSRDEIRLALSGNLCRCTGYKKIVDAVEKDLKENR, from the coding sequence TTGTTAAAAGAAATTAGTTTCCAGATCAATGGGAAACAGGAAATATTGAAAGTAGAATCTGGTGAACTATTGTTAGATGTCCTGAGGGATAGACTAAAACTCACGGGCGTTAAACGAGGCTGTTCAGTTGGAGAATGTGGTGCATGTACAGTATTGGTAGACGGTATGCCTGTTGATTCTTGTATTTATTTGGCATTTTGGGCAGACGGTAAGGATATTGTAACGGTTGAAGGACTGGCTGAAGATGGGAATGTATCCGCGATGCAACAGTCGTTTATAGATGAAGGAGCTATTCAGTGTGGATTTTGCACACCGGGATTTGTATTATCCGCAACGGCCTTGGCCAGTAAAGTTAAAACGTATAGCCGCGATGAAATCAGATTAGCTTTGTCAGGCAACCTTTGCCGATGTACAGGCTATAAGAAGATTGTAGATGCTGTTGAAAAGGATTTAAAAGAAAACAGGTAA
- the ruvC gene encoding crossover junction endodeoxyribonuclease RuvC, which produces MRILGIDPGTAILGYGVLDYQGNQFKLVDYGCIRTAAGTPLPERLHIIYQELDQIMKTYRPDTMAVEELFFCNNVTTAISVGHARGVVLLLGKMYDLPLGEYTPLQIKQGVTGYGKAVKKQVQEMVKIILSMKEIPRPDDAADALAVAICHGHSSGLLGDIMRGEK; this is translated from the coding sequence GTGCGCATATTGGGTATTGATCCTGGTACAGCAATATTGGGGTATGGAGTATTAGATTATCAAGGAAATCAGTTTAAACTGGTAGACTACGGTTGTATCCGCACGGCAGCAGGGACACCACTACCGGAGCGTTTGCATATCATATACCAAGAACTCGACCAAATTATGAAGACATACAGACCAGATACGATGGCTGTTGAAGAACTATTTTTTTGCAACAATGTTACCACTGCAATATCAGTAGGACATGCTCGTGGGGTGGTTTTACTTTTGGGTAAAATGTATGATTTACCATTAGGTGAATATACACCACTTCAGATAAAGCAGGGTGTAACTGGCTATGGCAAAGCCGTTAAGAAGCAGGTACAAGAAATGGTCAAAATTATCCTTTCAATGAAGGAGATACCAAGGCCGGATGATGCTGCAGATGCTTTAGCCGTGGCCATTTGCCATGGACATTCTTCTGGATTGCTAGGTGATATTATGCGAGGTGAAAAATGA
- the ruvB gene encoding Holliday junction branch migration DNA helicase RuvB, whose protein sequence is MEERLLQGAPIIEDGEVEKSLRPRSLAEYIGQEKLKRNLSVFIEAARIRNEPIDHILLYGSPGLGKTTMAGIVANELGVQFKVTSGPAIERAGDLAALLTNLQEGDILFIDEIHRLNRSVEEVLYPALEDYSLDIMIGKGPSARSLRIDLPHFTMIGATTRVGQLSAPLRDRFGVIARLEFYQPEELCDIIKRAASILGVIIDEEGAMSIASRSRGTPRIANRLLKRVRDVAQVRGDGHIDAKLASQALDMLEVDGCGLDDIDRRLLTTLIQSFAGGPAGLDTIAAMIGEESVTVEDVYEPFLMQQGFLARTPKGRVATQKAADHLGLSLPEKM, encoded by the coding sequence ATGGAAGAACGTTTGTTGCAAGGGGCTCCAATCATAGAAGATGGGGAAGTTGAAAAATCACTCAGGCCCAGGAGCTTGGCAGAATATATTGGACAGGAAAAACTGAAACGAAATCTGTCTGTATTCATAGAAGCTGCTAGGATCAGAAACGAACCGATTGATCATATCTTGCTGTATGGATCTCCAGGATTAGGCAAAACTACCATGGCTGGTATCGTAGCCAACGAGCTAGGAGTACAGTTTAAGGTGACATCAGGACCGGCAATTGAAAGAGCAGGTGATTTAGCGGCCCTGCTTACTAATCTGCAAGAAGGAGATATCCTATTTATAGACGAGATTCACCGGTTGAACCGTTCAGTGGAGGAGGTGTTATACCCTGCACTTGAAGATTATTCATTGGATATCATGATTGGGAAGGGACCTTCCGCACGATCTCTACGAATTGACTTACCACATTTCACCATGATAGGTGCTACCACGAGGGTAGGACAACTCAGCGCACCGTTGCGGGATCGTTTTGGCGTTATCGCAAGGCTGGAGTTTTATCAACCGGAGGAACTGTGTGATATTATCAAGCGGGCAGCAAGTATTTTAGGCGTAATCATTGATGAAGAAGGTGCTATGTCGATAGCCTCTAGGTCGAGAGGAACTCCTAGAATTGCCAACAGACTTTTGAAGCGGGTTCGTGATGTGGCGCAGGTCCGAGGAGATGGACATATTGATGCTAAACTTGCTAGTCAAGCATTGGACATGCTGGAAGTGGATGGGTGTGGCCTAGATGATATCGATAGACGTCTTTTGACTACATTGATTCAATCTTTTGCAGGAGGACCAGCTGGTCTAGATACCATAGCAGCTATGATTGGGGAGGAATCTGTAACCGTGGAAGACGTCTACGAACCTTTTTTGATGCAACAGGGATTTCTTGCTAGAACCCCTAAAGGACGGGTAGCGACCCAGAAGGCCGCAGATCATCTGGGATTATCGTTACCTGAAAAAATGTGA
- the sdaAA gene encoding L-serine ammonia-lyase, iron-sulfur-dependent, subunit alpha has product MKFNKASDIIRYMEEENLDLVEYALIHEYELSGKTRDEIESYLANVWTVMKEAIAKGLDPEQSTKGKIIGNESIKLMVKDNKKKAVSGKTMRKAIAYALAMMEVNASMGKIVASPTAGSCGVLPAVLLTIQERFDLDDDTIIKGLMVANLTGELIAHSATLAGAEGGCQAEVGSASAMASAAVAYMLEGTANQVFDAAAICFKNLMGLVCDPIAGLVESPCAKRNTIGAANALISAEMTLAGIPSIVPFDEVVEAMYRVGKSLPVTLRETSRGGVAITPTGESCQNRIFGGCTSCRN; this is encoded by the coding sequence ATGAAATTTAATAAAGCAAGTGACATTATTAGATATATGGAAGAAGAAAATCTTGACCTTGTTGAGTATGCTTTGATTCATGAATATGAATTGTCCGGAAAGACAAGAGATGAGATTGAATCATATCTTGCTAACGTTTGGACCGTGATGAAAGAGGCCATTGCGAAAGGCCTAGATCCAGAGCAGAGTACCAAAGGCAAGATTATTGGCAATGAGAGCATTAAACTCATGGTAAAAGATAATAAGAAAAAGGCGGTATCCGGAAAGACGATGCGCAAAGCAATCGCCTATGCCTTGGCTATGATGGAAGTAAACGCCTCTATGGGTAAAATTGTGGCTTCGCCAACAGCTGGGTCATGTGGCGTACTTCCTGCTGTGCTATTAACGATACAGGAACGATTTGATTTAGATGATGATACAATTATTAAAGGGCTCATGGTTGCCAATCTAACGGGAGAACTGATTGCACACTCTGCAACATTAGCTGGTGCAGAAGGCGGTTGTCAGGCTGAAGTGGGGTCAGCTTCCGCCATGGCTTCCGCTGCAGTTGCCTATATGTTAGAGGGGACAGCAAACCAGGTTTTTGATGCGGCTGCCATTTGCTTTAAAAACCTAATGGGCTTAGTTTGTGACCCTATAGCTGGATTGGTTGAATCTCCTTGCGCCAAGAGAAATACCATCGGTGCTGCAAATGCCTTAATCAGTGCAGAGATGACACTAGCAGGTATTCCTAGTATTGTTCCCTTTGATGAAGTAGTTGAAGCCATGTACCGTGTTGGTAAATCCTTGCCGGTTACGCTTAGAGAAACCTCTCGAGGCGGTGTGGCAATCACTCCGACCGGAGAAAGTTGCCAGAACCGTATTTTCGGAGGCTGTACTAGTTGTAGAAATTAA
- a CDS encoding RidA family protein, translating to MNKQSFHPEGLFPTKDYGFSHVVSVKANKLIFCSGQAAQDANGQVIGKGDFGVQLRKSMENIKLALEEAGSCMEDICRLKLYIVNLDSEKMSIISEEMTAAFERDALPANTLIGVQALADPDLLIEIEVTAAVM from the coding sequence ATGAATAAACAATCATTTCATCCAGAAGGTCTATTTCCTACGAAGGATTATGGCTTTTCACATGTCGTATCTGTAAAAGCAAATAAACTAATTTTTTGCTCAGGACAGGCGGCACAAGATGCAAACGGACAAGTAATAGGAAAAGGCGATTTTGGAGTACAACTAAGAAAGAGCATGGAAAACATTAAGCTAGCGCTTGAAGAGGCTGGAAGTTGCATGGAAGATATTTGCCGTCTTAAATTGTATATTGTCAATCTTGACTCTGAAAAGATGAGTATTATTTCAGAGGAAATGACAGCAGCGTTCGAAAGAGATGCCCTACCAGCAAATACCTTGATTGGTGTTCAAGCCTTGGCTGATCCTGATCTCTTGATAGAAATAGAAGTAACTGCTGCCGTGATGTAA
- a CDS encoding cysteine synthase family protein, whose translation MTDNILQLIGNTPLIETKALLGDGKNRLFGKLESANPSGSIKDRVALAMIEAAEQEGRITKDTVLVEPTSGNTGIGLSFVASRKGYRCIIVMPESMSMERRQLIRAYGADIILTPKHLDVQGAVDKAKELVASHDNWLLLDQFSNSENPRVHREKTAVEIEKDIGIPDVIVAGVGTGGTLSGVGSYFKKKNPLIQILAIEPVSGIPGCTLHSIQGIGDGFTPDNLDTNLIDDFVIVNDQEAFDGMRLLLEKEGILAGISTGAAVAALRKINEHMENKKIVYFITDRGERYLSMNLFGKEE comes from the coding sequence ATGACAGACAATATTTTACAACTGATTGGGAATACCCCTTTGATAGAGACAAAAGCTTTGTTGGGGGATGGGAAAAATAGACTATTTGGTAAGCTGGAGTCTGCGAATCCTTCCGGTTCCATAAAGGACCGAGTAGCCTTAGCCATGATTGAGGCTGCTGAGCAGGAAGGTCGTATTACGAAAGATACAGTGCTAGTAGAACCGACGAGTGGAAACACAGGCATCGGATTATCTTTTGTTGCATCTAGGAAAGGGTATCGCTGTATTATCGTGATGCCTGAATCCATGAGCATGGAAAGGCGCCAGCTAATCCGGGCCTATGGGGCAGATATTATACTGACGCCTAAACATCTTGATGTTCAAGGCGCAGTGGATAAGGCCAAAGAACTTGTTGCCAGCCATGACAATTGGCTACTGTTGGATCAATTTTCCAACTCAGAGAACCCGCGGGTTCACCGGGAAAAAACGGCAGTCGAGATTGAAAAAGATATTGGCATCCCAGATGTTATCGTTGCAGGTGTGGGAACCGGTGGAACACTTAGTGGTGTAGGCAGTTATTTTAAAAAGAAAAATCCACTCATTCAAATTCTTGCTATTGAGCCTGTAAGTGGCATACCAGGTTGCACCTTGCACAGTATCCAAGGAATTGGAGATGGATTTACACCAGATAACTTAGATACGAATTTGATTGATGATTTTGTGATTGTAAATGACCAAGAAGCGTTTGACGGAATGCGGTTATTGCTAGAAAAAGAAGGTATTTTGGCTGGGATATCTACAGGAGCAGCAGTCGCAGCACTTAGAAAAATTAATGAGCATATGGAAAACAAAAAAATCGTTTATTTTATTACTGACAGAGGAGAACGCTATCTGAGCATGAATCTTTTCGGAAAGGAAGAATAA
- the xdhB gene encoding xanthine dehydrogenase FAD-binding subunit XdhB codes for MYRIKDHQEPQNVSQAVSLLDQNPGMVVIAGGTDVLIKMHAGKLQDVSILSLRSIHGLDRIEMTNDGTLHIGPMATFSQINQSSLLNEQIPVLSKAAITMGGPQIRNVATIGGNICNGATSADSASTLFALNAQLYLESVRGTRIVPIEEFYLGPGRVDLKGDEILVDIQIEAKDYQGFCGKYIKFAVRNAMDIATLGVAAVCMVNDEGVIENLRIGLGVAGPTPRRCHDAENYAIGKKVTQEILEEIGRRAMLSTQARTSWRASKEYREHLVKTLSQRAIKEAIAEFGGTHC; via the coding sequence ATGTATAGAATCAAGGATCACCAGGAACCCCAAAATGTGTCTCAAGCAGTATCTTTATTGGACCAAAATCCAGGCATGGTTGTTATTGCAGGTGGAACGGATGTTTTGATTAAAATGCATGCAGGGAAACTACAGGATGTGAGCATTTTGAGTCTTAGAAGCATTCACGGTTTGGACAGAATTGAAATGACCAATGATGGGACTTTACATATTGGTCCCATGGCAACCTTTAGCCAGATTAACCAAAGTAGTTTACTAAATGAACAAATTCCGGTATTAAGCAAAGCTGCGATTACGATGGGAGGCCCACAGATTCGCAATGTGGCTACCATTGGGGGGAATATTTGTAACGGAGCTACTTCAGCTGATAGTGCTTCCACATTATTTGCGCTTAATGCTCAATTGTATCTTGAAAGTGTAAGAGGAACTAGAATCGTCCCCATTGAAGAATTTTACTTGGGACCTGGTCGGGTAGATTTAAAGGGTGATGAAATATTGGTGGATATCCAAATAGAAGCGAAAGACTACCAGGGATTTTGTGGAAAGTACATTAAGTTTGCGGTGAGAAATGCCATGGATATTGCAACTTTGGGTGTGGCCGCAGTATGTATGGTGAACGACGAAGGGGTAATTGAAAACCTGCGTATCGGATTGGGTGTAGCAGGTCCAACACCAAGACGTTGCCATGATGCTGAGAACTATGCTATTGGCAAGAAGGTGACCCAGGAAATTTTGGAAGAAATTGGAAGACGTGCCATGTTGAGTACCCAAGCAAGGACATCGTGGAGAGCTTCAAAAGAGTACCGAGAGCATTTAGTAAAAACGCTGAGTCAAAGGGCAATTAAGGAGGCTATAGCGGAATTTGGAGGTACACATTGTTAA